In the genome of Pseudoliparis swirei isolate HS2019 ecotype Mariana Trench chromosome 3, NWPU_hadal_v1, whole genome shotgun sequence, one region contains:
- the kptn gene encoding KICSTOR complex protein kaptin — MLRDSDPFAEDSFSRFPSQSNIYGLCQAGEQELLAATLKGKVVCFRYQELQQKIRPVAKEVQFTYIPVDAEIVSIDAFNKSPPKRGLVVGITFVKDSGDKATPFLNIYCDYEPGSEFNLESIAQSCLNLELQFTPFHLYHTEVQCDSADRETVFLLSGHDQRIHLYKENASLHQFEEQPVERLFPELQQLPSNVLWLDMLSIAGGRRLSAIGCQNGCVGLALVNQTEPEVLQSWRFQFDSPISSVLLFPLSCQTEPDQPSREKSADMEGYNLLVTSTIEMAVVYRDVQKRGLSHSMCLSGSDQWDAVLCALVIDLDFDGQKEVLLGTYGQELLCYKFQPAGRGRDGQFQLKWRRSFKSPLLSIIYLDLTGDGLRELAVLTLKGLHILQHSLSSTADLVLERLAFMVSALTAGPEPESAEERDAEEKDAEEEECAAKTPST, encoded by the exons ATGCTCCGAGACTCGGATCCCTTCGCGGAGGACAGCTTCAGCCGCTTCCCGTCGCAGAGCAACATTTACGGACTGTGTCAGGCCGGGGAGCAGGAGCTGCTGGCGGCCACCCTCAAAGGGAAGGTGGTGTGTTTCAGATACCAGGAGCTGCAGCAGAAGATCCGACCTGTGGCCAAGGAGGTTCAGTTCACCTACATCCCAG TTGATGCAGAGATCGTGTCAATCGATGCGTTTAACAAGTCTCCTCCCAAAAGAGGCCTGGTGGTGGGCATCACATTCGTAAAG GACTCTGGTGACAAGGCCACGCCGTTCCTCAACATCTACTGTGACTACGAGCCCGGCTCAGAGTTCAACCTGGAGTCCATCGCAC AGAGCTGCCTGAATCTGGAGTTGCAGTTCACGCCCTTCCATCTCTACCACACCGA GGTGCAGTGTGACAgcgcagacagagagacggtgTTCCTGCTCAGCGGGCACGACCAGAGGATCCACCTGtacaaggag AATGCCTCCCTCCACCAGTTTGAAGAGCAGCCGGTGGAGAGACTCTTCCCTGAATTACAGCAGCTGCCCAGCAA TGTGCTCTGGTTGGACATGTTGAGCATCGCCGGTGGACGGCGACTCTCTGCAATTGGCTGTCAGAATGGCTGCGTTGGACTGGCGCTGGTCAACCAGACAGAACCAG aGGTTTTGCAGAGCTGGCGCTTCCAGTTCGACAGTCCGATCTCGTCGGTGCTGCTCTTCCCTCTGAGCTGCCAAACCGAGCCCGACCAGCCCAGCAGAGAGAAAA GTGCGGATATGGAAGGCTACAACCTTCTGGTAACCAGCACCATAGAGATGGCAGTTGTCTACAG aGATGTCCAGAAGCGAGGCTTGTCTCACTCCATGTGCCTCTCAGGGAGCGACCAGTGGGACGCAGTGCTCTGCGCTTTGGTCATTGACCTGGATTTTGACGGGCAGAAGGAGGTGCTGTTGGGAACATATGGGCAG GAACTTCTTTGTTACAAATTCCAGCCGGCAGGGAGAGGACGAGACGGACAGTTTCAGTTGaagtggaggcggagcttcaagAGTCCTCTGCTGTCCATCATCTACTTAGACTTGACCGGGGACGGGCTGAGGGAGCTGGCTGTCCTCACGCTGAAGGGGCTGCACATCTTACAG CACTCTCTCTCCAGCACTGCCGATTTGGTCCTCGAACGGCTCGCCTTCATGGTGTCGGCACTCACGGCCGGCCCCGAGCCGGAGTCAGCCGAAGAGCGGGACGCCGAGGAGAAAgatgctgaggaagaggagtgtgCAGCCAAGACCCCATCAACTTAA